In Halorubrum sp. BV1, the DNA window CGCGTCCGCGGGATCGCCGTCGCCGACGATTCCCCGTTCGGCCTTGCGGGCCACCACGGCGTCGGCGTCGACGCCCGGCGCTCGATCGCCCGTTCCGTCCGCGACGACGGCGCTCGACGAGTCCGCGACGGCGACGACCTCGTGGCCGTACTCGTCCGCCAACTCGACGACGGAGCGTCCGACCGCGCCCGCACCGACGACGGCGAGCCTCACGCTTCTACCCCCACGAGCGGTTCGACCACCCGCAGTCCCTTCGCTCCGGCCACGTCTCGCACCGCCGCGAGCGCCGTCTCCGTCTCGCCCGCGCGGGCCTCGACGCGGAGCCGGGCGCTCGACGATTCTTCGGTCCCCTGCGGAGCCGCGAGCGACACGTCGGCCACCGAGGCCGACTCGCAGGCCTCGATCTGCGAGAGGGTGTCCGACAGGTCGGTGTCGATAAGGTGGCCGAAAAGCAGCAGCGTCACCTCTTCCGCGTACCGCTCCGTCCCGGCCTGCATCACGTTCACCCCTTCGCTGCGGAGCGCCTCGACGATCCCCTCGAAGCGGTCCTGTGTCGCCTCGAAATCGACCTCGACCGGGATCCGCCCGCGAGGCGTCTTGTTCCCCCGCTCGTGGTAAATCGAGAGGAGGTTGCCGCCGTTGTCCGCGATCGGGTAGAGCGCGTCGAGCAACTGGCCGGGCTCGTCGGCGAGTTCGAGCCGGACCGTGTGGGTCGACGGCGTCGTGGCGGCGTGGCCGCCATCGACTTCGGGTACTCCGTCCTCTGTGGGCTCTCCGTCGCGGCGATCGCTCACGCGACCACCCCCGTCGCGGGAGCGGTGCACCGAGCGGGAGTCGTACCGGTCTGCATACTTCAACGGAGCCGGACGATTCGGTATAAGCCTTCGGCGCTGGCAGACGTTGCCTCGCCGCGGCGTCTGCTTCTGGTTCACTCGTCGAACCGATCAGTGACGGCGCAAACTCACGAAGAAAAACGAAACGGAAACGGAACCGCGCGGCCGAGTTAGATGTAGTCGATGGAGCTGGCCAGCTCGAGCTTCATCCCCTTTCGCTCGCGGATCTCCATGATCTTCTCGCGCTGGAGGTTGTCGACGAGCACGCGGAAGCCCGCGTTCTCGGTGTTCCACGATGCGCGGCCCTCGGTGGCAGAGCGGATGTCGGAGGAGAATCCGATCATCTCTTCGACGGGTGCGATGCCCTCGACGACCATCAGATCGCCTTCTTGGTACATGTCGTCGACGCGGCCGCGGCGGCCCTGGATCTCGCCGGACGCCGCGCCCATGTGTTCGCTGGGCACGTCGATCCGCACGTCCTGGATCGGCTCCAGCAGGCGGACCTCGCCGTCGATCAGCGCGCGGTGGACCGCGT includes these proteins:
- a CDS encoding amino acid-binding protein; the protein is MSDRRDGEPTEDGVPEVDGGHAATTPSTHTVRLELADEPGQLLDALYPIADNGGNLLSIYHERGNKTPRGRIPVEVDFEATQDRFEGIVEALRSEGVNVMQAGTERYAEEVTLLLFGHLIDTDLSDTLSQIEACESASVADVSLAAPQGTEESSSARLRVEARAGETETALAAVRDVAGAKGLRVVEPLVGVEA